The following proteins come from a genomic window of Pseudomonas hygromyciniae:
- a CDS encoding LysR family transcriptional regulator — MDLKSLTLLVEIIDAGNLSEAARRLKVSRANISYHLSRLEQSIGLQLVRRTTRRIEPTEIGLRLYEHGRAIRNELMAAQESISSLGQSLQGRVRVSVPSGYGQWVMADWLLDFKRLYPGIVLDVMFENRVEDLMRDEVDIAVRVMSEPPQNLVARDMGVLRYVACVSAAYAREHGVPGQLSDLRTTPLITAAVVGRQLRVAAYLDDERHEVLLEPTLISENFLFLRQAVLAGLGVGLVPDYLVQDDVRQGTLVTALDAWRLSIFGTNMYMLYMPDHHHTRATSTFIDFMLARARTTEIDCAPCPSNTHS; from the coding sequence GTCAGCCGGGCCAATATCAGCTACCACCTCAGCCGCCTGGAGCAGTCCATCGGTTTGCAACTGGTGCGGCGCACGACGCGGCGCATTGAGCCGACCGAGATCGGTCTGCGCCTGTATGAGCACGGGCGAGCGATTCGCAATGAACTAATGGCGGCGCAAGAGTCGATCTCGTCGCTGGGGCAGAGCCTGCAGGGCAGGGTGCGGGTGAGTGTGCCCAGCGGTTATGGCCAATGGGTGATGGCCGACTGGCTGCTCGACTTCAAGCGGCTGTACCCGGGGATCGTGCTGGATGTGATGTTCGAAAATCGCGTCGAAGACCTGATGCGCGATGAAGTGGATATCGCAGTACGGGTCATGTCCGAGCCGCCGCAAAACCTGGTGGCGCGGGACATGGGCGTGTTGCGTTATGTGGCCTGTGTATCGGCGGCCTATGCCCGGGAACATGGCGTGCCCGGACAACTGAGCGACTTGCGCACCACGCCGCTGATTACCGCGGCGGTGGTCGGCCGACAGTTGCGCGTTGCGGCATACCTGGACGATGAGCGCCATGAGGTACTGCTGGAGCCCACGCTGATTTCAGAGAACTTCCTGTTTCTGCGCCAAGCGGTATTGGCCGGGCTGGGCGTAGGGCTGGTGCCGGACTACCTGGTGCAGGACGACGTACGCCAGGGCACGCTGGTGACCGCACTGGACGCCTGGCGGCTGAGCATCTTCGGCACCAACATGTATATGCTCTACATGCCTGATCACCATCACACCCGCGCGACATCAACTTTCATCGACTTCATGCTCGCCCGGGCCAGAACCACGGAGATAGACTGCGCCCCATGTCCATCCAACACGCACTCCTGA
- a CDS encoding PadR family transcriptional regulator has protein sequence MSIQHALLTSLLEKPSTGYELANRFDRSMGYFWQATHQQIYRELGRMVTAGWLMAQDCPEADKRRKKTYQVLPAGREELRRWAAEPQDSGDQNQALLIKLRAEAVIGPLGLREEVLRLIKQHQALLETYRQIEQRDFSSASLTRAQRLQYVVLRRGIMIEESWLAWADELLPLIEA, from the coding sequence ATGTCCATCCAACACGCACTCCTGACCTCGCTCCTGGAAAAACCCTCGACGGGGTATGAGTTGGCCAATCGGTTCGACCGCTCCATGGGGTACTTCTGGCAAGCCACCCATCAGCAGATCTATCGCGAACTGGGGCGTATGGTCACTGCCGGCTGGCTCATGGCCCAGGACTGCCCCGAGGCCGACAAGCGGCGCAAAAAAACCTACCAGGTGCTGCCTGCGGGGCGCGAAGAACTGCGGCGTTGGGCCGCCGAACCGCAAGACTCGGGGGACCAGAACCAGGCACTGCTGATCAAGCTACGTGCCGAGGCGGTAATCGGGCCGTTGGGCCTGCGTGAGGAAGTGCTGCGCCTGATCAAGCAACACCAGGCACTGCTTGAGACGTATCGGCAGATCGAGCAGCGCGACTTTTCATCTGCATCGTTGACCCGCGCACAGCGCCTGCAATACGTGGTGCTGCGGCGCGGAATCATGATCGAAGAAAGCTGGCTGGCCTGGGCGGACGAGTTACTGCCATTGATTGAGGCTTGA
- a CDS encoding cyanate transporter: MENVHAKPTTALWLMLSVVLVALNLRPSMAAVGPLLSSIRGDVPLSFSTASLLTMLPVMAMGLAMFFGIGLGKRLGEHRSIVLSLVVIGLATLSRLFLDSAAELILSAIAAGVGIALIQALMPALIKSHFRDNVSLFMGLYVTAIMGGAALAASFSPFIQVQTGSWRIGLAIWAVLAVLALLFWYAQRAALPPLPPAGAGPQESFFGNRRAWLLAIFFGLGTASYTCVLAWLAPYYVEQGWSEQNAGLLLGFLTAMEVVSGLITPAIANRRQDKRSVVAVLLVLIIAGFCGLILSPQHLTLLWPCLLGLGIGGLFPMSLILSLDHLDNPRRAGGLTAFVQGIGYLIAGVSPLIAGMIRDQLGSFEWAWWSLTAVVVVMLLIVLRFDPRHYARHIR, encoded by the coding sequence ATGGAAAACGTCCACGCCAAACCCACCACCGCCCTCTGGCTGATGCTCAGCGTTGTGCTGGTGGCCCTGAACCTGCGCCCCTCCATGGCGGCGGTCGGGCCTTTGTTATCGTCGATTCGCGGCGATGTGCCCCTGAGTTTCAGCACCGCTTCGTTGTTGACCATGCTGCCGGTGATGGCGATGGGCTTGGCGATGTTCTTTGGCATCGGCTTGGGCAAACGACTGGGTGAGCATCGCAGTATCGTGCTGTCGCTGGTGGTGATTGGCCTCGCCACCCTGTCGCGGCTGTTTCTCGACTCTGCGGCCGAATTGATCCTCAGCGCCATTGCCGCCGGCGTGGGCATTGCGTTGATCCAGGCGTTGATGCCCGCCCTGATCAAGTCGCACTTTCGCGACAACGTTTCGTTGTTCATGGGCCTGTATGTCACCGCGATCATGGGCGGTGCGGCATTGGCGGCGTCATTCTCGCCATTCATCCAGGTGCAGACCGGCAGTTGGCGCATCGGCCTGGCAATCTGGGCGGTGCTTGCGGTATTGGCACTGCTGTTCTGGTACGCCCAGCGCGCGGCATTGCCACCCCTGCCCCCAGCCGGCGCGGGCCCACAGGAGTCATTTTTCGGTAATCGCCGCGCGTGGTTGCTGGCGATTTTCTTCGGTCTCGGTACCGCTTCCTACACCTGCGTACTGGCGTGGCTGGCGCCGTACTACGTCGAGCAGGGCTGGAGCGAACAGAACGCCGGCCTGCTGCTGGGTTTCCTGACGGCCATGGAAGTGGTCTCCGGGCTGATCACCCCGGCCATCGCCAACCGGCGGCAGGACAAGCGCAGCGTGGTTGCCGTGTTGCTGGTGCTGATCATCGCAGGCTTCTGTGGCCTGATCCTTTCGCCGCAGCACCTCACATTACTGTGGCCATGCCTGCTGGGCCTGGGCATTGGCGGGCTGTTTCCGATGAGCCTGATCCTGTCCCTTGACCATCTGGACAACCCACGCCGCGCCGGTGGCCTGACGGCATTCGTGCAGGGTATCGGCTACCTGATTGCTGGTGTATCGCCGCTGATTGCCGGGATGATCCGCGACCAACTGGGCAGTTTCGAATGGGCCTGGTGGTCACTCACCGCCGTGGTGGTGGTGATGTTATTGATCGTCCTGCGCTTCGACCCACGCCACTATGCACGGCATATCCGCTAG
- a CDS encoding cache domain-containing protein, with translation MKGMLRATWLLLLLCVSQAHAATAQEQDAQAAKALLEKALAYYHDNGDKAFAAFSRQGEFVDKDRYVFVVDTKGVLLASGGPSSALIGRDVSEVLGPDLRQSFKEALKIPEGNGIQQAEYRWQNWNDGKVERKHVFYQRIGQHILAVGYYLPRATPEQAKALRDKAVKDLEKNEAGTLKAINALQGGFLQDDLYVFVVDLDTGRYVAHGTNLRLINTDFAKVKDPDGKPVGEPILQLMKEQDQGEYQYRWKNPVTGKVEDKHAYLRKSGHFLVAVGYYSP, from the coding sequence ATGAAGGGAATGCTCCGCGCCACCTGGCTGCTGCTGTTGTTGTGTGTCAGCCAGGCCCACGCCGCTACCGCCCAGGAACAGGACGCCCAAGCCGCCAAGGCGCTGCTGGAGAAGGCTCTGGCTTATTACCACGACAACGGTGACAAGGCCTTCGCCGCCTTCAGCCGCCAGGGCGAGTTTGTCGACAAGGATCGCTATGTGTTCGTGGTCGATACCAAGGGCGTGCTGCTGGCCAGTGGCGGCCCGTCATCGGCGCTGATCGGGCGCGACGTGTCCGAAGTGCTCGGGCCGGACCTGCGCCAGTCCTTCAAGGAGGCGCTGAAAATCCCGGAAGGCAATGGCATCCAACAGGCTGAGTACCGCTGGCAGAACTGGAACGATGGCAAGGTGGAACGCAAACATGTGTTCTACCAGCGCATCGGCCAGCACATCCTGGCCGTCGGCTATTACCTGCCCCGCGCCACACCCGAACAGGCCAAGGCCCTGCGGGACAAGGCGGTCAAGGATCTGGAGAAAAACGAAGCGGGCACACTGAAGGCAATCAACGCGCTGCAAGGCGGCTTTCTGCAGGACGACTTGTATGTATTTGTGGTCGATCTGGATACCGGGCGCTACGTGGCCCATGGCACCAACCTGCGCCTGATCAACACCGACTTTGCCAAGGTCAAAGACCCGGACGGCAAGCCCGTGGGCGAACCGATCCTTCAATTGATGAAGGAACAGGATCAGGGGGAATACCAGTACCGCTGGAAAAACCCGGTGACCGGCAAGGTGGAAGACAAGCATGCCTACCTGCGCAAGAGCGGGCATTTTCTGGTGGCGGTGGGTTACTACAGCCCATAA
- a CDS encoding LysR substrate-binding domain-containing protein — translation MNRNELRKADINLMVVFETLMLERNVTRAAEKLFLGQPTISAALNRLRTLFNDPLFIRVGHRMEPTARAEELILHLSPALDSLSAALSLTHDFDPSVSTMTFRIGLSDDVEFGLLPPLLRALRTEAPQVVFVVQHVDYWRIPDLLASGDITVGITQTRGLPANAKRKLLRHIRPSVLRADASDQPLTLDEYCSRPHVLVSHTANVAGFADEWLAEIGRKRHVVLSVPQYSSLPALLAGTDMIASLPDYAAQAMAAAGNLFCEPFPFDTPTLDLSMVWLSHVDSDPAERWMRSRLEAFMRG, via the coding sequence ATGAATCGCAATGAATTACGCAAGGCCGATATCAATCTGATGGTGGTCTTTGAAACGCTGATGCTCGAGCGCAACGTGACACGCGCGGCAGAGAAGCTGTTTCTCGGCCAGCCGACGATCAGCGCGGCCCTCAATCGCCTGCGCACGTTGTTCAACGACCCGCTGTTTATCCGCGTCGGCCATCGCATGGAACCCACGGCGCGGGCCGAGGAACTTATCCTGCATCTGTCGCCGGCCCTGGACTCGCTGTCGGCGGCGTTGAGTCTTACCCATGATTTCGACCCGTCTGTCAGCACCATGACCTTTCGCATCGGCCTGTCCGATGACGTGGAGTTCGGCCTGTTGCCGCCGCTGCTGCGTGCCCTGCGCACCGAAGCGCCACAGGTGGTATTTGTGGTGCAGCATGTGGATTACTGGCGCATCCCGGATTTGCTGGCATCGGGCGATATTACCGTCGGCATCACCCAGACTCGCGGTCTGCCGGCCAATGCCAAGCGCAAGTTGTTGCGCCATATCCGCCCCAGCGTGCTGCGCGCCGATGCCTCGGACCAACCGCTGACCCTCGATGAATACTGCTCACGGCCCCATGTGCTGGTGTCTCACACCGCCAACGTCGCCGGTTTTGCCGATGAGTGGCTGGCGGAAATTGGTCGCAAGCGGCACGTGGTGTTATCCGTGCCGCAATACAGCTCCTTGCCGGCATTGCTGGCCGGCACCGATATGATCGCCAGCCTGCCGGACTATGCGGCCCAGGCCATGGCGGCGGCGGGCAACCTGTTTTGCGAGCCGTTCCCGTTCGACACGCCGACACTGGACCTGTCCATGGTCTGGCTCAGTCACGTTGACAGCGACCCCGCCGAACGCTGGATGCGCTCAAGGCTGGAAGCCTTTATGAGGGGCTGA
- a CDS encoding LysR family transcriptional regulator, which produces MDRLQAMRVFVTVVDLGSQSAAADHLDLSRPVVSRYLAELEDWVGARLMHRTTRKLSLTAAGSETLPRCRQMLELSCDMQAAVSEPDDAPRGLVRLSVSTSFGQAQLAEAMAEYVKRYPLVSIDLQMLDRTVNLVDERIDLAIRTSNDLDPNLIARQLTVCRSVICASPAYLQEHPQPQRVEELAGHNCLTHSYFGKSLWHFEEDGEPVSVPVHGNISANEASTLLRLTLAGAGVAMLPTYQAGDYIRSGQLIRLLPHAEPRQMNMYAVYASRKHMPQALRSLLDFLVLRFPPEPQWDAGL; this is translated from the coding sequence ATGGATCGTCTTCAAGCAATGCGGGTGTTTGTCACCGTGGTCGACCTGGGCAGCCAATCTGCCGCTGCCGATCATCTGGACCTGTCGCGCCCTGTCGTGTCGCGTTATCTGGCGGAGCTGGAGGACTGGGTCGGCGCTCGCCTGATGCACCGCACCACCCGCAAGCTCAGCCTGACCGCCGCTGGCAGTGAAACCCTGCCACGCTGCCGGCAGATGCTGGAATTGTCCTGCGACATGCAGGCCGCCGTCAGCGAACCGGACGACGCCCCCCGTGGCCTGGTGCGCCTGAGCGTCAGCACCTCGTTTGGCCAGGCGCAGTTGGCCGAGGCGATGGCCGAATACGTCAAGCGTTACCCGTTGGTCAGCATTGACCTGCAGATGCTCGATCGCACGGTGAACCTGGTGGATGAGCGTATCGACCTGGCGATCCGCACCAGCAATGACCTGGATCCCAACCTGATTGCCCGTCAGTTGACCGTATGCCGCTCGGTGATCTGCGCTTCGCCGGCGTATCTGCAGGAACACCCGCAGCCCCAGCGGGTAGAGGAACTGGCGGGGCACAACTGCCTGACCCATTCCTACTTCGGTAAAAGCCTGTGGCATTTCGAGGAGGATGGCGAACCGGTGTCGGTGCCGGTGCACGGCAATATCAGCGCCAATGAAGCCAGCACCTTGCTACGGCTGACACTGGCCGGGGCAGGGGTGGCGATGTTGCCGACCTATCAGGCCGGCGATTACATCCGCAGCGGTCAACTGATCCGCCTGCTGCCCCATGCCGAGCCCCGGCAGATGAACATGTACGCGGTATACGCCTCGCGCAAGCACATGCCCCAGGCCTTGCGCAGCCTCCTGGATTTTCTGGTATTGCGCTTCCCGCCCGAGCCGCAATGGGATGCGGGGCTGTAG
- a CDS encoding NAD(P)H-dependent flavin oxidoreductase: protein MTLPAVLQGRLSIPVVCSPLFIISSPQLVIAQCKAGVVGSFPALNARPAPVLEEWLKQITTELAAYDALHPDKPSAPFAVNQIVHKSNDRLEHDLALCAKYKVPIIITSLGARVDVNDAVHAYGGIVLHDVINNTFAKKAIEKGADGLIAVAAGAGGHAGKISPFALIQEIREWFDGPLLLSGAISHGNGILAAQAAGADLAYIGSAFIATEEAHAQAAYKQMIVESSADDIVYSNLFTGVHGNYLRQSIANSGLDPDELPVSDPSKMNFGTGDGAKAKAWKDIWGAGQGVGAVKSVLPASKLIERLKGEYQASRKRLDLSATH from the coding sequence ATGACTCTCCCCGCTGTGTTGCAAGGCCGTCTTTCGATTCCAGTGGTGTGTTCGCCGCTGTTTATTATTTCCAGCCCGCAGCTGGTAATCGCCCAGTGCAAGGCGGGCGTGGTGGGTTCGTTCCCGGCGCTGAATGCACGGCCGGCACCGGTGCTGGAGGAGTGGCTCAAGCAAATCACCACCGAGTTGGCCGCGTACGATGCCCTGCATCCGGACAAGCCCTCTGCGCCGTTTGCGGTCAACCAGATCGTGCACAAGTCCAATGATCGCCTCGAACACGACCTGGCCCTGTGCGCCAAGTACAAAGTCCCGATCATCATCACCTCCCTGGGTGCGCGGGTGGATGTGAATGACGCGGTGCACGCCTACGGCGGCATCGTGCTGCACGACGTGATCAACAATACCTTCGCCAAAAAAGCCATCGAGAAAGGCGCCGACGGCCTGATTGCCGTGGCAGCAGGTGCTGGTGGCCATGCGGGGAAGATTTCGCCCTTTGCGCTTATCCAGGAAATTCGTGAATGGTTCGACGGCCCGCTGCTGCTTTCGGGGGCTATTTCACACGGCAACGGGATACTTGCCGCACAGGCGGCAGGGGCTGACCTGGCCTACATAGGCTCGGCATTTATCGCCACTGAAGAAGCCCATGCCCAGGCGGCCTACAAACAAATGATTGTCGAAAGCTCGGCCGATGACATTGTCTACTCCAACCTGTTTACCGGCGTGCATGGCAACTACCTGCGTCAAAGCATCGCCAACAGCGGCCTGGACCCGGATGAACTGCCGGTGTCCGACCCCTCGAAAATGAACTTCGGCACCGGTGACGGAGCCAAGGCCAAGGCATGGAAAGATATCTGGGGGGCCGGCCAAGGCGTCGGCGCGGTCAAGTCGGTACTCCCTGCCAGCAAGCTGATCGAGCGGCTCAAGGGCGAGTATCAAGCCTCACGTAAACGCCTGGACCTCAGCGCTACTCATTAA
- a CDS encoding MBL fold metallo-hydrolase, with protein sequence MLTTLKRFVLATTVLGFAAHAVAADLTLDVYNPGESAIFPVSSVLVSGEKDAILVDAQFGKGQAEQLVQKIRASGKQLTTIYISHGDPDYYFGLDTLASAFPQAKILAPQPVVDHIKATVAGKIEYWGPKMGADKPAKTIIPQVLEGHSLTLEGQPLEVIGLDGPQPDRSFVWIPSIKAVVGGVVVSQNIHLWMADTQGAKSHADWLGTLQRIEKLKPVTVVPGHYLGTPTAKSVAFTAEYIKAFDVETAKAKDSTALIAAMKKRYPQLADESSLELSAKVAKGEMKW encoded by the coding sequence ATGCTCACCACCCTCAAGCGCTTTGTATTGGCCACTACCGTTCTCGGCTTTGCCGCCCACGCCGTCGCCGCCGACCTCACCCTCGACGTTTACAACCCGGGCGAATCGGCGATCTTCCCCGTCAGCTCGGTGCTGGTCAGCGGCGAGAAAGACGCGATCCTGGTGGACGCGCAGTTCGGCAAAGGCCAGGCCGAGCAACTGGTACAGAAGATCCGCGCCAGCGGCAAACAACTGACCACCATCTACATCAGCCATGGCGACCCGGACTACTACTTCGGCCTCGACACCCTGGCCAGCGCGTTCCCACAAGCCAAGATCCTTGCGCCGCAACCGGTGGTCGATCATATCAAGGCCACCGTTGCCGGAAAGATCGAATACTGGGGCCCGAAAATGGGCGCCGACAAGCCGGCCAAAACCATTATTCCCCAAGTCCTCGAAGGCCATAGCCTGACGCTTGAAGGGCAACCACTGGAAGTGATCGGCCTGGACGGCCCGCAGCCGGATCGTAGTTTTGTCTGGATCCCATCGATCAAGGCCGTGGTCGGCGGCGTGGTGGTCTCGCAAAACATCCACCTGTGGATGGCCGACACCCAGGGCGCGAAATCCCACGCCGATTGGCTGGGCACCCTGCAACGCATCGAAAAACTCAAACCGGTCACCGTGGTACCCGGTCACTACCTGGGCACACCTACGGCCAAATCTGTCGCCTTCACAGCCGAGTACATCAAGGCATTCGACGTAGAGACCGCCAAGGCCAAGGATTCCACCGCACTGATCGCCGCCATGAAAAAACGCTACCCGCAACTGGCCGATGAAAGCTCCCTGGAGCTGAGTGCCAAAGTCGCCAAGGGCGAAATGAAGTGGTGA
- a CDS encoding helix-turn-helix domain-containing protein, with translation MTKNASPAIPVFKLYGESQQWPTPDLLHCETISRRSREYQWEIQPHRHADLCQLLYVYKGQAQLEIEGQRTTLTQSTLQVLPPLCVHGFRFAEDVEGFVVTLAAPLVAHLQGQLGSTVDGLSTLGSYAAGQDSDYLNSLFTRLQHEYNDDFPARDMMMHALVSVLLVWISRQAIQRRHPRAPRGREYFRRFTQLVEQHYREHPKIEDLAHKLGISVSHLNGTCRELGGQPALQIMHDRQLLEAKRLLTYTSMTINEMSDVLGFSDPTNFSRLFRRRVGFSPKAFREQLNAAPTDGVSAQSAQRR, from the coding sequence ATGACCAAAAATGCCAGTCCCGCGATTCCAGTGTTCAAACTCTACGGGGAAAGCCAACAGTGGCCGACCCCGGACTTGCTGCACTGTGAAACCATCTCCCGGCGCAGCCGTGAGTACCAGTGGGAGATCCAACCCCACCGGCATGCGGACCTGTGCCAATTGCTCTACGTGTACAAGGGCCAGGCGCAACTGGAGATCGAAGGCCAGCGCACGACGCTGACGCAGTCGACCCTGCAAGTGCTACCGCCGCTGTGTGTGCATGGGTTTCGGTTTGCCGAAGATGTCGAAGGCTTTGTGGTGACACTGGCCGCGCCACTGGTGGCGCACCTGCAAGGCCAGTTGGGTTCGACGGTGGACGGTTTGAGCACCCTGGGCAGTTACGCGGCGGGCCAGGACAGTGACTATCTCAATAGCCTGTTTACTCGGCTGCAACACGAATACAACGATGACTTCCCGGCCCGGGACATGATGATGCATGCCCTGGTCAGCGTGTTACTGGTGTGGATCAGTCGCCAGGCCATCCAGCGCCGCCATCCTCGGGCACCACGGGGCCGTGAGTATTTCCGGCGTTTCACCCAGTTGGTGGAGCAGCACTACCGCGAACACCCGAAAATCGAAGACTTGGCGCACAAGCTGGGGATCTCGGTGTCGCACCTCAACGGCACCTGCCGCGAACTGGGCGGGCAGCCGGCCTTGCAGATCATGCATGACCGCCAATTGCTGGAGGCCAAGCGCCTGCTGACGTACACCAGCATGACCATCAATGAAATGTCGGATGTGCTGGGGTTTTCTGATCCGACCAACTTTTCGCGCCTGTTCCGACGCCGCGTGGGGTTTTCACCCAAGGCGTTTCGCGAACAACTGAACGCGGCGCCTACCGATGGCGTTTCAGCGCAGAGCGCTCAACGTCGCTGA
- a CDS encoding VOC family protein yields the protein MKFAYTIVYVPDVAASLQFFEDAFGFSRRFLHESGTYGELETGGTTLSFAAHELGDMNFRGGHVAAHSSKQPLGMELGFVTDDVPAAHAKALSAGASELTAPSSKPWGQVVSYVRCPDGTLVELCTPIQN from the coding sequence ATGAAATTCGCCTACACCATCGTCTACGTCCCGGACGTCGCCGCGTCCCTGCAATTTTTTGAAGACGCCTTCGGTTTCAGCCGTCGTTTCCTGCATGAATCAGGCACCTATGGCGAGCTGGAAACGGGCGGCACGACCTTGTCCTTCGCGGCCCATGAGCTGGGGGACATGAATTTTCGCGGCGGGCACGTGGCAGCCCACAGCTCGAAACAACCACTGGGCATGGAGTTGGGGTTCGTCACCGATGACGTGCCGGCCGCCCACGCCAAGGCGCTAAGCGCCGGTGCAAGCGAACTGACGGCGCCAAGCAGCAAGCCCTGGGGCCAGGTGGTGTCGTATGTGCGTTGCCCGGATGGAACGCTGGTGGAACTGTGTACGCCGATCCAAAACTGA
- the pobA gene encoding 4-hydroxybenzoate 3-monooxygenase, whose amino-acid sequence MKTLKTQIAIIGAGPSGLLLGQLLHNAGIETLILERQAPDYVLGRIRAGVLEQGMVDLLRQAGVSQRMDAEGLVHEGFELVLNGRLQHIDLKSLTGGKTVMIYGQTEVTRDLMAAREQAGAITFYEARNVQPHDLKGERPWLTFEHQGQQVRVDCDYIAGCDGFHGVARQSIPDDVLKTFERVYPFGWLGILADTPPVHDELVYAKHPRGFALCSMRSSSRSRYYLQVPAEESIDAWSDQRFWDELKARLPTDLAAQLVTGPSIEKSIAPLRSFVVEPMQYGRLFLLGDAAHIVPPTGAKGLNLAASDVSTLFTILCKVYREGRLELLEKYSQICLRRIWKAERFSWWMTSMLHQFPEADGFSQRIAQSELEYFVESEAGRRTIAENYVGLPYEAIE is encoded by the coding sequence ATGAAAACGCTAAAAACTCAAATCGCCATCATCGGCGCCGGTCCTTCGGGGCTGCTGCTCGGCCAGTTGCTGCACAACGCCGGCATTGAAACCCTGATTCTTGAGCGTCAGGCCCCGGACTATGTACTGGGGCGGATTCGCGCCGGGGTACTGGAGCAGGGCATGGTCGACCTGTTGCGCCAGGCGGGCGTCAGCCAGCGGATGGACGCCGAGGGCCTGGTGCATGAAGGCTTCGAGCTGGTGCTGAATGGGCGTTTGCAACACATCGACCTGAAATCTTTGACCGGCGGCAAGACCGTGATGATCTACGGCCAGACCGAAGTCACCCGCGACCTGATGGCCGCTCGCGAACAGGCCGGCGCCATCACTTTCTATGAAGCACGCAACGTCCAACCCCACGACCTCAAGGGCGAACGGCCCTGGCTGACCTTCGAGCATCAAGGCCAGCAGGTACGCGTGGACTGTGACTACATAGCCGGTTGCGATGGTTTCCACGGCGTGGCGCGCCAGTCGATCCCCGACGACGTGCTCAAGACCTTCGAGCGGGTTTACCCCTTCGGCTGGCTGGGCATTCTTGCCGACACCCCGCCGGTCCACGACGAATTGGTATACGCCAAGCACCCGCGCGGCTTTGCCCTGTGCAGCATGCGTTCGTCCAGCCGCAGTCGCTATTACCTGCAAGTGCCGGCCGAGGAGTCGATTGACGCGTGGTCCGACCAGCGCTTCTGGGATGAACTCAAGGCGCGCTTACCCACGGATCTGGCCGCGCAATTGGTCACCGGGCCGTCGATCGAAAAGAGCATCGCCCCGCTGCGCAGTTTCGTGGTGGAGCCCATGCAGTACGGGCGCCTGTTCCTGCTGGGGGACGCCGCCCACATCGTGCCGCCCACCGGGGCCAAGGGTCTGAACCTGGCGGCCAGCGATGTCAGCACCCTGTTCACGATCCTGTGCAAGGTGTACCGGGAAGGGCGTTTGGAACTGCTGGAGAAATACTCACAGATCTGCCTGCGCCGGATCTGGAAGGCCGAACGGTTTTCCTGGTGGATGACCTCGATGCTGCACCAGTTTCCCGAGGCCGATGGCTTTAGCCAACGTATCGCCCAGAGTGAGCTGGAGTACTTTGTCGAGTCTGAGGCCGGGCGCAGAACCATTGCAGAAAATTACGTCGGACTCCCTTACGAGGCTATCGAATAG
- a CDS encoding LysR family transcriptional regulator, producing MLNSNLLRKLDMQDLMVFVAVYEQSSVTDVSETLFVSQSTVSYSLKKLRTSFEDDLFINTRAGMRPTYKASTMYGHVQKILESINLCHAGAQTFDPKQKAVTFNLCAPEYFEQLILPRLLKHFDHADLPVIVNVQKLETEIPIEALRDGRLDLVICFGPHFHREHKDLRTQMLLEDDLVCVFDKRAAPREPAFSLQSFVARRHVFPTPWTSDTNMIDGWLARQAHKRQVIARANSYSAALKMIAGTDFIVTLPRRVQQLLAVAPQFSHCEAPNGLPGFTLDMQWNDASEQESANLWFREQVATAAASLKLEAATQAHA from the coding sequence ATGCTAAACAGCAACTTGCTTAGAAAGCTCGATATGCAGGATCTGATGGTGTTTGTCGCTGTGTATGAGCAAAGCAGCGTCACCGATGTGTCCGAAACCCTGTTTGTCAGCCAGTCCACCGTCAGTTACAGCCTCAAGAAGCTGCGCACCAGCTTTGAGGACGACCTGTTTATCAATACCCGCGCCGGCATGCGCCCGACCTACAAGGCCAGCACCATGTATGGCCATGTGCAGAAAATCCTCGAAAGCATCAACCTCTGCCATGCAGGCGCGCAGACGTTCGACCCCAAGCAAAAAGCCGTCACCTTCAACCTTTGTGCGCCCGAGTACTTCGAGCAACTGATCCTGCCCAGATTGTTGAAACACTTCGATCATGCCGACCTGCCGGTGATCGTCAACGTGCAGAAGCTGGAAACCGAGATTCCCATCGAAGCGCTGCGTGACGGGCGCCTGGACCTGGTGATCTGCTTCGGCCCGCACTTTCATCGCGAGCACAAAGACCTGAGGACCCAGATGCTGCTGGAGGACGATCTGGTCTGCGTCTTCGACAAACGCGCCGCCCCCCGGGAGCCGGCATTCAGCTTGCAATCCTTTGTGGCCCGACGCCATGTGTTCCCTACGCCCTGGACCTCAGACACCAACATGATCGACGGCTGGCTGGCCCGCCAGGCCCACAAGCGTCAGGTCATTGCCCGGGCCAACAGCTACAGCGCAGCGCTGAAGATGATTGCCGGCACCGACTTCATCGTCACCCTGCCCCGGCGCGTGCAACAGTTGCTGGCCGTGGCGCCGCAGTTTAGCCACTGCGAAGCACCCAACGGCCTGCCGGGATTTACCCTGGATATGCAGTGGAACGACGCCAGCGAGCAGGAAAGCGCCAACCTGTGGTTTCGGGAGCAGGTGGCCACGGCAGCGGCAAGCCTCAAGCTGGAAGCGGCAACACAAGCCCATGCGTGA